A genomic window from Prunus persica cultivar Lovell chromosome G2, Prunus_persica_NCBIv2, whole genome shotgun sequence includes:
- the LOC18787374 gene encoding protein NRT1/ PTR FAMILY 7.2 yields the protein MAMACLNVCKDDQEYVEEKNQKIKEVCTLDGTTDWYGRPAVRGRTGTWVAATLILVNQGLATLAFFGVGVNLVLMLTRVLGQDNAEAANNVSKWTGTVYLFSLLGAFLSDSYWGRYKTCAIFQLIFVIGLSLLSLSTYIFLLKPKGCGDKNTPCGDHSAFVIGLFYISIYLIALGNGGYQPNIATFGADQFDDQGDPKEGQSKIAFFSYFYLALNLGSLFSNTILGYFEDKGMWTLGFWASTGSAAMALVLFLCGTPRYRHFKPQGNPLSRFCRVMVAATRKWKVEMMPSGENLYEEDGKECSPNDRNIVHTHGFKFLDRAAVITSKEKNEMDKGAHNPWRLCTVTQVEEVKCILRLLPIWLCTILYSVVFTQMASLFVEQGASMKTTVSGFHIPPASMSSFDILSVAAFIFICRRFLDPLFGRLRKKRLTELQRMGIGLVIAIMAMVSAGVVEVFRLKYAVKECNNCESPSSLSIFWQVPQFVLVGASEVFMYVGQLEFFNGQAPDGLKSFGSALCMTSISLGNYVSSLLVTIVMKVSTRDEMPGWIPGNLNKGHLDRFYFLLAALTTADLLVYILCAKWYKYIKFEAKVGNDNGVHNIGQPELGV from the exons ATGGCAATGGCCTGCTTAAATGTTTGCAAAGACGACCAG gaATATGTTGAGGAAAAGAACCAAAAGATCAAAGAAGTTTGTACCCTAGATGGAACCACTGATTGGTACGGTCGCCCTGCAGTCCGAGGGAGAACTGGAACATGGGTTGCTGCAACTCTCATATTAG TGAATCAAGGGCTGGCAACGCTGGCATTCTTTGGAGTAGGAGTGAACTTGGTGTTGATGTTGACGAGGGTGCTGGGCCAAGACAACGCAGAGGCTGCAAATAATGTCAGCAAATGGACGGGAACTGTTtacctcttctctcttcttggCGCTTTCCTCAGTGACTCCTACTGGGGGAGGTACAAGACTTGTGCTATCTTTCAACTTATTTTTGTCATT GGTTTGTCGTTGTTATCACTATCGACCTACATATTCTTACTCAAGCCTAAAGGCTGCGGTGATAAAAATACTCCATGTGGAGACCACTCAGCCTTTGTAATCGGATTGTTCTACATCTCTATATATCTTATTGCACTAGGAAATGGAGGCTACCAACCTAACATAGCTACATTTGGGGCGGACCAGTTTGATGACCAAGGGGACCCCAAAGAAGGGCAGTCAAAGATAGCCTTCTTTAGCTACTTCTACTTGGCTTTAAATCTTGGCTCTCTCTTTTCAAACACAATCTTGGGCTACTTTGAGGATAAAGGAATGTGGACTTTAGGGTTTTGGGCATCCACTGGCTCTGCTGCCATGGCATTGGTCCTGTTTCTTTGTGGTACTCCAAGGTACAGGCATTTCAAGCCTCAGGGCAACCCTCTCTCTAGGTTTTGCCGGGTGATGGTTGCTGCAACAAGAAAATGGAAGGTTGAGATGATGCCAAGTGGGGAGAATTTGTACGAGGAAGATGGGAAGGAATGCTCTCCAAATGATAGGAACATAGTTCACACCCATGGATTCAA ATTCTTGGATAGAGCAGCAGTCATCACATCAAAGGAGAAGAACGAAATGGACAAGGGAGCTCACAATCCATGGCGCCTCTGCACAGTGACACAAGTAGAAGAAGTGAAATGCATACTGAGACTCCTCCCAATTTGGTTGTGCACAATACTTTACTCTGTAGTTTTCACTCAAATGGCATCACTCTTTGTAGAACAAGGTGCCTCAATGAAGACCACCGTTTCAGGGTTCCACATTCCCCCAGCCAGCATGTCAAGCTTTGACATTCTCAGCGTAGCGGCTTTTATCTTCATCTGCAGGCGGTTTCTCGATCCGCTTTTTGGCAGGCTTAGAAAGAAAAGACTCACTGAGCTTCAAAGGATGGGGATTGGTCTTGTCATTGCAATCATGGCAATGGTTTCAGCTGGAGTTGTGGAGGTGTTCAGGTTAAAATATGCAGTCAAAGAATGCAACAATTGTGAAAGTCCAAGCTCATTGAGCATATTTTGGCAAGTTCCTCAGTTTGTGCTTGTAGGAGCATCAGAAGTGTTCATGTATGTTGGTCAATTGGAGTTCTTCAATGGACAAGCACCTGATGGGTTGAAGAGCTTTGGGAGTGCTCTTTGCATGACTTCAATATCACTTGGGAACTATGTGAGTAGCTTGCTTGTTACAATTGTGATGAAAGTTTCTACTAGAGATGAAATGCCAGGATGGATCCCTGGAAACCTAAACAAGGGTCATTTGGATAGATTCTACTTTCTCTTGGCAGCTTTGACAACGGCTGATCTTTTGGTGTATATATTATGTGCCAAGTGGTACAAGTACATCAAGTTTGAAGCAAAGGTTGGAAATGACAATGGCGTGCACAATATTGGGCAACCTGAACTTGGAGTCTGA
- the LOC18786747 gene encoding NADH dehydrogenase [ubiquinone] 1 alpha subcomplex assembly factor 3 — protein sequence MGTRARLPSLIRSLLKEAQPKPTCQQSLPSLRRAFSLYDQINLIDNVPNDQLRFQRYTDSGFTVNGVDYEGSLLCVGNMLMSWAPKKFSEITPDSLSIFQTVRPVPEILILGCGRYIEPVSPELQRFIRSTGMKLEAIDSKNAVSTYNILNEEGRIVAAALLPYGISS from the exons atGGGGACGAGAGCAAGACTGCCAAGCCTCATTCGGAGCCTCCTAAAGGAAGCCCAGCCAAAACCCACATGCCAACAATCGCTGCCTTCGCTTAGACGCGCCTTCTCTCTCTACGATCAGATCAATCTCATTGACAACGTCCCTAATGACCAGCTTCGATTTCAACG GTACACGGACTCAGGGTTCACAGTGAATGGGGTGGACTATGAAGGAAGCTTGCTTTGTGTTGGAAACATGTTGATGTCTTGGGCTCCCAAGAAATTCTCTGAAATCACTCCTGATAG CCTGTCCATCTTCCAAACTGTGCGACCTGTGCCAG AGATTTTGATTCTTGGCTGTGGGAGGTACATTGAACCCGTAAGTCCTGAACTACAACGCTTCATCCGGTCTACTGGAATGAAATTAGAAGCCATTGACTCG AAAAATGCTGTATCAACCTACAATATACTCAATGAGGAAGGGAGGATTGTGGCTGCTGCGCTTTTACCGTATGGGATTTCGTCATGA
- the LOC18785092 gene encoding ribose-phosphate pyrophosphokinase 1 — MTSLLHPASPFSLASRESLRTRTFLPNRSCSRIAAPNGVRCNVGDPLKYANGKPSTPLLKTEEMAPNFLATETHLVNATTKNDTRLRIFSGTANPALSQEIACNMGLELGKIKIKRFADGEIYVQLQESVRGCDVYLVQPTCPPANENLMELLIMIDACRRASAKNITAVIPYFGYARADRKTQGRESIAAKLVANLITEAGANRVLACDLHSGQSMGYFDIPVDHVYGQPVILDYLASKTICSDDLVVVSPDVGGVARARAFAKKLSDAPLAIVDKRRHGHNVAEVMNLIGDVKGKVAVMVDDMIDTAGTITKGAALLHQEGAREVYACSTHAVFSPPAIERLSSGLFQEVIITNTIPVSEQNYFPQLTVLSVANLLGETIWRVHDDCSGVLEPFSTLGID; from the exons ATGACTTCGCTGCTTCACCCAGCTTCGCCATTCTCTCTCGCTTCTCGCGAATCTCTACGCACTCGCACTTTTCTCCCTAACCGTTCTTGCTCTCGAATCGCAGCCCCAAACGGCGTG AGGTGTAATGTGGGAGATCCTTTGAAATATGCAAATGGTAAGCCATCAACTCCACTATTGAAGACTGAAGAAATGGCGCCCAACTTTTTGGCCACGGAAACGCATTTGGTGAATGCAACTACCAAGAACGATACAAGACTCAGGATATTTTCCGGCACTGCAAACCCTGCGCTTTCTCAG GAAATTGCTTGCAACATGGGTCTGGAACTTGGAAAGATTAAGATAAAACGCTTTGCTGATGGAGAGATATATGTTCAGTTGCAAGAAAGTGTGAGAGGGTGTGATGTATATCTTGTGCAACCCACATGCCCTCCTGCAAATGAAAACCTTATGGAGCTTCTGATAATGATTGATGCCTGTCGGAGGGCGTCAGCCAAGAATATTACCGCTGTGATTCCATATTTTGGATATGCCAGGGCTGATAGAAAG ACTCAAGGGCGTGAATCTATTGCAGCCAAACTTGTTGCAAATTTAATTACAGAAGCAGGTGCAAATCGTGTTCTTGCATGTGATCTTCATTCTGGGCAGTCTATGGGATATTTTGATATTCCTGTGGATCATGTATATGGCCAG CCTGTGATCCTTGATTACCTCGCCAGCAAGACTATATGCTCTGATGATTTGGTAGTGGTCTCACCTGATGTTGGGGGTGTTGCTAGAGCTCGTGCGTttgcaaaaaaattatctGATGCTCCTCTAGCCATTGTTGATAAAAGACGCCATGGGCACAATGTGGCAGAG GTGATGAATTTGATAGGTGACGTGAAGGGAAAAGTAGCAGTTATGGTGGATGACATGATTGACACAGCTG GGACTATCACGAAGGGTGCAGCTTTACTACATCAAGAGGGCGCCAGGGAAGTCTATGCATGCAGTACACATGCGGTTTTTAG CCCTCCTGCTATAGAGAGGCTGTCTAGTGGTTTGTTTCAAGAGGTGATCATAACAAATACCATTCCAGTGTCAGAGCAGAATTATTTTCCCCAGCTAACTGTCTTGTCAGTAGCAAATCTTCTGGGCGAGACCATATGGCGTGTTCATGATGACTGCTCT GGTGTCCTTGAACCCTTTTCCACCTTGGGCATTGATTGA
- the LOC18784714 gene encoding WD-40 repeat-containing protein MSI1 — protein MGKDEEEMRGEIEERLINEEYKIWKKNTPFLYDLVITHALEWPSLTVEWLPDREEPPGKDYSVQKMILGTHTSENEPNYLMLAQVQLPLEDAENDARHYDDDRAEVGGFGCANGKVQIIQQINHDGEVNRARYMPQNPFIIATKTVNAEVFVFDYSKHPSKPPLDGACSPDLRLRGHSTEGYGLSWSKFKQGHLLSGSDDAQICLWDINATPKNKTLEAMQIFKVHEGVVEDVAWHLRHEYLFGSVGDDQYLLIWDLRTPSVTKPVQSVVAHQSEVNCLAFNPFNEWVVATGSTDKTVKLFDLRKINTALHTFDCHKEEVFQVGWNPKNETILASCCLGRRLMVWDLSRIDEEQTPEDAEDGPPELLFIHGGHTSKISDFSWNPCEDWVVASVAEDNILQIWQMAENIYHDEDDLPEEPAKP, from the exons ATGGGAAAAGACGAGGAAGAAATGAGGGGAGAGATTGAGGAGAGGCTGATAAACGAGGAGTACAAGATATGGAAAAAGAACACACCTTTCTTGTACGATCTGGTTATAACCCATGCCCTAGAATGGCCTTCGCTTACAGTCGAGTGGCTTCCGGACCGGGAAGAGCCTCCAGGGAAGGACTATTCTGTGCAGAAGATGATTCTGGGGACCCATACCTCCGAGAACGAGCCTAATTATCTTATGCTTGCTCAGGTACAGCTACCATTGGAGGACGCAGAGAACGATGCTCGCCATTATGATGATGATCGAGCTGAGGTTGGCGGTTTTGGTTGCGCCAATGGCAAG GTGCAAATAATCCAGCAAATAAATCATGATGGAGAGGTTAATCGAGCTCGTTATATGCCTCAGAATCCATTTATTATTGCGACAAAGACCGTCAATGCTGAAGTTTTTGTGTTCGATTATAGCAAACACCCATCTAAGCCTCCTTTAGATGGTGCATGCAGTCCTGACTTGAGGCTGAGGGGCCACAGCACTGAAGGATATGGTTTATCATGGAGTAAGTTCAAGCAGGGTCATTTACTCAGTGGTTCTGATGATGCTCAGATATGCCTGTGGGATATTAACGCGACTCCCAAGAACAAAACCCTTGAGGCTATGCAAATATTTAAG GTTCATGAAGGTGTGGTAGAAGACGTAGCATGGCATTTGAGGCATGAATACTTATTTGGTTCTGTTGGTGATGATCAATACCTTCTTATATGGGATCTCCGGACTCCATCCGTTACCAAGCCTGTCCAATCTGTAGTTGCTCATCAAAGTGAA GTTAACTGTTTGGCATTCAATCCCTTCAATGAATGGGTTGTTGCAACTGGATCCACTGACAAAACTGTTAAGCTGTTTGATCTACGCAAAATCAATACTGCTCTCCACACCTTTGATTGCCATAA GGAGGAGGTTTTCCAAGTCGGTtggaatccgaaaaatgaaacTATCTTAGCTTCTTGTTGCCTTGGCAGGCGACTCATGGTGTGGGATCTTAGCAG AATCGATGAAGAGCAGACACCAGAGGATGCTGAAGATGGTCCACCAGAGTTGCTTTTTATTCATGGTGGTCACACCAGTAAAATATCTGATTTTTCGTGGAACCCATGTGAAGATTGGGTTGTTGCTAGTGTTGCTGAAGATAACATACTCCAAATCTGGCAGATGGCCGAGAACATTTACCATGACGAAGATGATTTACCCGAAGAGCCGGCAAAGCCTTAG
- the LOC18785735 gene encoding MADS-box transcription factor 50, with translation MGRGRLKMELIANERSRKTTFQKRSKGMMKKAYEFSTLCEVDVCIIIYGPKLTDRPPELQTWPQNSEQVDRIINKYKASTMSKPAKKTFDLSDLLMDRKNKVYADIYRARKEMYEAKYPTWDERIESFSENQLEALLDKLDAKLESGKRTLLNKRNGAAHRLLVTKKEWMGGNPNMGESSSQKEPCNSYMQDHYHEEDQNPTSSLNNNTVDMLQPFAVSSFDHHQPSDQTLPFDNSDQHLNNLMAPNPSSMAMWMLMEGNYNYSNLQYRAGDSSSAHSQSPLEGYHCNYSDQMNMNMMMTNNNIGPLSSSSMSHYYARLMQPAVPYMHQMMQPSISSQQLQVHTSQVKEDQYEDINQYLVMNNKMG, from the coding sequence ATGGGTCGCGGAAGGCTGAAGATGGAACTCATTGCGAACGAGAGATCTCGAAAAACAACGTTTCAAAAGAGAAGCAAGGGAATGATGAAGAAGGCTTATGAGTTTTCAACTCTTTGCGAAGTGGATGTGTGCATCATCATTTACGGCCCAAAGCTGACTGATCGGCCTCCAGAACTCCAAACTTGGCCCCAAAATTCGGAACAAGTCGATCGTATAATCAACAAGTACAAAGCCAGCACCATGAGCAAACCGGCCAAGAAAACCTTCGATTTGTCGGACCTGTTGATGGACCGAAAGAACAAGGTCTATGCTGATATTTACAGAGCCCGTAAGGAGATGTATGAGGCCAAGTACCCAACATGGGACGAACGTATCGAAAGTTTCTCCGAGAATCAACTCGAGGCACTTCTGGATAAATTAGATGCTAAGCTTGAGTCTGGCAAGAGAACATTACTTAACAAGAGGAACGGAGCTGCTCATCGATTACTTGTAACGAAAAAAGAATGGATGGGTGGAAACCCTAACATGGGTGAATCATCAAGCCAAAAGGAGCCTTGTAATTCTTACATGCAGGATCATTATCATGAAGAGGACCAAAACCCTACGAGCTCTTTGAACAATAATACGGTGGATATGCTCCAGCCATTTGCAGTCTCATCATTTGATCATCATCAACCTTCTGATCAAACGCTTCCATTTGATAATTCAGATCAACATTTGAATAATCTTATGGCTCCTAATCCGAGTTCGATGGCAATGTGGATGTTGATGGAGGGCAACTATAACTATAGTAATCTTCAGTACAGGGCGGGGGATTCCAGCAGTGCTCATTCTCAATCACCATTGGAGGGGTATCACTGTAATTACAGTGATCAAatgaatatgaatatgatGATGACGAATAATAATATTGGTCCTCTAAGCTCCTCATCCATGAGCCACTACTATGCGCGTCTCATGCAGCCTGCAGTGCCCTACATGCATCAGATGATGCAGCCCAGTATTTCATCTCAGCAACTTCAAGTGCATACTTCTCAAGTCAAAGAAGATCAGTACGAAGATATCAACCAATATCTGGTCATGAACAACAAGATGGGTTAG
- the LOC18785969 gene encoding putative germin-like protein 9-2, which produces MAAMTFIQLVMIFAFALPTFKRAVASDPDIISDFIVPPNFNGTIDGSFFTFTGFRGIFDQAPETFKGSKASLVEFPALTGRSVSYAVLQFPPNTLFPPHTRPDATGLLFLVDGTLEVGLIDTKNNLYTQKLQTGDLFIFPKGLVHYQYNSDLRRPATAIAAFGSSSARAVTVPPAIFTMGIDDAILAKSFKTDVSTIEKIKAGFTN; this is translated from the coding sequence ATGGCTGCTATGACATTCATTCAATTAGTGATGATATTTGCATTTGCTCTGCCAACCTTCAAAAGGGCAGTAGCAAGTGATCCTGATATCATTTCTGACTTTATAGTCCCACCGAATTTCAACGGCACAATTGATGGATCGTTTTTCACTTTCACTGGATTTCGTGGAATTTTCGATCAAGCTCCCGAAACTTTTAAGGGATCGAAAGCAAGCCTAGTTGAGTTCCCTGCCCTTACTGGCCGGAGTGTGTCATATGCAGTGCTTCAGTTTCCTCCAAACACACTATTCCCACCTCACACCCGCCCAGACGCAACTGGACTTTTGTTCCTTGTTGATGGTACCTTGGAAGTAGGCCTAATCGACACGAAAAACAATCTATACACTCAAAAGCTTCAAACTGGAGATCTGTTTATTTTTCCCAAGGGATTAGTTCATTATCAGTATAATTCAGACCTTCGAAGACCAGCCACAGCCATTGCAGCATTCGGAAGTTCAAGTGCTAGAGCAGTTACAGTGCCGCCGGCTATTTTTACCATGGGCATTGATGATGCCATTCTTGCCAAATCATTCAAGACTGATGTTAGTACCATAGAGAAGATCAAGGCTGGCTTCACCAACTAG